A region from the Musa acuminata AAA Group cultivar baxijiao chromosome BXJ1-10, Cavendish_Baxijiao_AAA, whole genome shotgun sequence genome encodes:
- the LOC104000772 gene encoding uncharacterized protein LOC104000772 isoform X5 has protein sequence MECNERNSDHGATRESQPSSLGFVHLRPLGEPAGDLMCLRSDRVYTVGRGRRYCDLVLLQRCISNRHCQIFLDGSDRKLRLIDGFLFPRRSHICEISRGFQAGRQCSNARVSLNGVFVNGRRVQQGAVAELSVGDEILFSCRSGSSNSCRIKRGFAVDKVFFSEVKIVRVNRSLSTLEHSPLAPRSFILQSQLKSILASSDPISYLRNFLDLQQEKHVTLPLALEIGSPASPDSEGCCKTDGLRINVAQKVVSSNPNVLSDEHRKSSVNAVEIMEVDNCELHPDDDGVVSYSDGSTFFLNRLKPTGPGTSVHCDGVTLPELFHPVKTLLRVFIATFTCDVSWFLSCCRLPNHLPITIACHDSVRCWSACHDSRTSAPYINYPNLLLIYPPFPDVIAFGKDRKKKGVACHHPKLIVLQRDESLRVIVTSANLVPKQAKQIMQCKTSSGHFFGSVQATVVGLSHRFHASPDPNGGRLRVLASLLGKCRENTSGMVEVLLKRATNIPADTNAVSVVVTADLDKFSVGDSVQLGFLPRDVAKWLSPLSDIGFFSFSAFIYAKEALAAAFGGSSTRVQLLVSVSKGPTFSEIPRLICPEHYVSLCSLVASVQRCLGLWRLREVLSRHKWPESLEVDFVYGSSSIGTSVNLQFFSAFSAAAGKKSCQYPDSNESDPAWGCWTSADELNRPSIKILFPTIERVKNGRRGIWDSRHLLSLSERTWQRLTTTGVFHDAIPYPCERLGYPMHVKVAQRRFQSGNGMFSFGWIYIGSHNFSPAAWGNTLLSSSESKAPKLHICNYELGIVLIVPPPDLSDTDGRNRFNLDDFVLPFVMPAPEYQDGDRPATAQAMREACVEVTSSKLFLSEDATEELNEDILDEEVTFEESDFSIQESEEEKIYAEMLWGQVDSAGISL, from the exons ATGGAATGCAATGAGCGCAACAGCGATCATGGAGCGACGCGGGAATCCCAACCCTCTAGTTTGGGCTTCGTTCACCTTCGACCCCTCGGGGAACCCGCCGGCGATCTCATGTGCCTGCGATCCGACCGGGTCTACACCGTCGGCCGGGGGCGCCGCTATTGCGATCTTGTCCTCCTCCAACGCTGCATCAGCAACCGTCATTGCCAGATATTTCTGGATGGATCCGATCGTAAACTCCGTTTGATCGATGGCTTCCTTTTTCCCCGTCGTTCCCATATCTGCGAGATCAGTCGAGGCTTTCAAGCCGGAAGGCAGTGCTCGAACGCTAGGGTTTCTCTCAATGGCGTCTTCGTTAATGGTCGCAGGGTCCAGCAAGGCGCGGTAGCAGAATTGTCTGTCGGAGATGAGATATTGTTTTCTTGCAGAAGTGGATCGAGCAATAGTTGTAGAATTAAGCGTGGGTTTGCCGTGGATAAGGTCTTTTTCTCTGAGGTTAAGATTGTTCGTGTGAATCGTTCACTCTCCACGTTGGAACACAGTCCTTTGGCCCCAAGATCATTCATTCTGCAGAGCCAGCTGAAAAGTATACTTGCCAGCTCCGATCCAATATCCTACCTGAGGAATTTTCTTGATTTGCAACAAGAAAAACATGTAACACTTCCATTGGCGTTGGAAATTGGATCCCCTGCTTCTCCGGACTCTGAGGGATGCTGTAAGACAGATGGTTTGCGGATTAATGTTGCTCAAAAGGTGGTCAGTTCCAATCCGAATGTTCTGAGTGATGAGCACAGAAAGTCCTCCGTAAATGCAGTTGAAATCATGGAAGTCGATAATTGTGAACTCCATCCAGATGATGATGGGGTAGTCAGTTATTCAGATGGCAGCACATTCTTTCTGAACCGTCTCAAGCCCACTGGTCCTGGCACATCTGTTCACTGTGATGGAGTCACTCTGCCTGAGCTTTTTCATCCAGTGAAAACACTGCTTCGAGTTTTTATTGCAACATTTACATGTGATGTTTCTTG GTTTTTGTCATGTTGTCGATTACCAAACCACCTGCCAATAACAATTGCATGCCACGACAGTGTAAGATGTTGGAGTGCTTGCCATGATAGTAGGACTTCTGCACCATATATTAATTATCCAAACCTATTGTTGAT TTATCCCCCTTTTCCAGATGTAATAGCCTTTGGAAAAGATCGAAAGAAAAAAGGTGTTGCATGTCATCATCCAAAGCTTATTGTCCTGCAGAGGGATGAAAGTCTTCGAGTTATAGTTACTTCAGCAAATCTAGTTCCAAAACAG GCTAAACAGATCATGCAATGTAAGACTTCTTCTGGGCATTTTTTTGGTTCAGTTCAAGCGACTGTAGTTGGTTTAAGCCATCGATTTCATGCTTCCCCTGACCCAAATGGTGGTCGATTAAGAGTTCTAGCTTCACTTTTAGGAAAGTGTCGAGAGAACACTAGTGGAATGGTAGAAGTTCTCCTGAAAAGAGCTACAAACATACCAGCAGATACTAACGCTGTGAGTGTGGTTGTTACTGCAGATTTGGATAAATTTTCTGTAGGAG ATTCTGTGCAACTTGGTTTTCTGCCTAGAGATGTTGCAAAATGGTTGTCTCCTCTCagtgacattgggttttttagttTTTCGGCCTTCATCTATGCAAAGGAAGCCCTTGCAGCTGCATTTGGTGGAAGCAGCACTAGAGTACAGCTGTTAGTTTCTGTCTCAAAG GGGCCAACATTTTCTGAAATACCAAGATTGATCTGTCCTGAGCATTATGTGTCTTTGTGCTCACTTGTTGCTTCTGTGCAGAGGTGTCTTGGACTTTGGCGTTTAAGAGAG GTCTTGTCGCGACACAAGTGGCCTGAATCACTAGAGGTTGATTTTGTGTATG GTTCATCCTCCATTGGAACTTCAGTCAATTTGCAATTTTTTTCTGCTTTCTCAGCTGCAGCTGGGAAAAAGTCGTGTCAGTATCCTGATTCTAACGAGTCTGACCCAGCG TGGGGTTGCTGGACTTCTGCTGATGAGCTAAATAGACCATCAATTAAGATCTTATTCCCCACCATTGAACGAGTGAAAAATGGACGGCGTGGCATTTGGGATTCTAGGCACTTACTTTCTCTGTCAGAG AGAACCTGGCAAAGGTTGACAACTACTGGTGTATTTCATGATGCCATTCCTTATCCATGTGAAAGGCTAGGATACCCAATGCATGTCAAG GTAGCTCAGAGACGTTTCCAATCTGGAAATGGTATGTTCTCATTTGGTTGGATATATATTGGGTCACACAATTTCAGTCCTGCTGCTTGGGGAAACACATTGCTTTCTTCGTCAGAATCAAAGGCTCCAAAACTGCATATTTGTAACTATGAGCTTGGTATCGTCTTGATTGTGCCCCCGCCAGATCTTTCGGATACAGATGGtagaaacagatttaatcttGATGATTTCGTTCTGCCATTTGTTATGCCTGCACCAGAGTACCAAGATGGTGATAGACCAGCTACAGCACAGGCCATGCGAGAGGCCTGTGTTGAAGTCACTTCATCAAAGTTATTCTTGTCAGAAGATGCAACGGAAGAACTGAACGAGGATATCCTAGATGAAGAAGTAACTTTTGAGGAATCTGACTTTTCCATCCAGGAGAGTGAAGAAGAGAAAATTTATGCTGAGATGCTTTGGGGTCAAGTGGACTCCGCTGGAATCTCTTTGTGA
- the LOC104000772 gene encoding uncharacterized protein LOC104000772 isoform X3, producing the protein MCLRSDRVYTVGRGRRYCDLVLLQRCISNRHCQIFLDGSDRKLRLIDGFLFPRRSHICEISRGFQAGRQCSNARVSLNGVFVNGRRVQQGAVAELSVGDEILFSCRSGSSNSCRIKRGFAVDKVFFSEVKIVRVNRSLSTLEHSPLAPRSFILQSQLKSILASSDPISYLRNFLDLQQEKHVTLPLALEIGSPASPDSEGCCKTDGLRINVAQKVVSSNPNVLSDEHRKSSVNAVEIMEVDNCELHPDDDGVVSYSDGSTFFLNRLKPTGPGTSVHCDGVTLPELFHPVKTLLRVFIATFTCDVSWFLSCCRLPNHLPITIACHDSVRCWSACHDSRTSAPYINYPNLLLIYPPFPDVIAFGKDRKKKGVACHHPKLIVLQRDESLRVIVTSANLVPKQWDYVTNTVWWQDFPRRSTLDYSAFFGSIEDLKSDFAAQLAGFVASLIVDVPSQAHWVNELAKYNFGQAACHLVASLPGVHTQSSYYLAADYCLSPLLQAKQIMQCKTSSGHFFGSVQATVVGLSHRFHASPDPNGGRLRVLASLLGKCRENTSGMVEVLLKRATNIPADTNAVSVVVTADLDKFSVGDSVQLGFLPRDVAKWLSPLSDIGFFSFSAFIYAKEALAAAFGGSSTRVQLLVSVSKGPTFSEIPRLICPEHYVSLCSLVASVQRCLGLWRLREVLSRHKWPESLEVDFVYGSSSIGTSVNLQFFSAFSAAAGKKSCQYPDSNESDPAWGCWTSADELNRPSIKILFPTIERVKNGRRGIWDSRHLLSLSERTWQRLTTTGVFHDAIPYPCERLGYPMHVKVAQRRFQSGNGMFSFGWIYIGSHNFSPAAWGNTLLSSSESKAPKLHICNYELGIVLIVPPPDLSDTDGRNRFNLDDFVLPFVMPAPEYQDGDRPATAQAMREACVEVTSSKLFLSEDATEELNEDILDEEVTFEESDFSIQESEEEKIYAEMLWGQVDSAGISL; encoded by the exons ATGTGCCTGCGATCCGACCGGGTCTACACCGTCGGCCGGGGGCGCCGCTATTGCGATCTTGTCCTCCTCCAACGCTGCATCAGCAACCGTCATTGCCAGATATTTCTGGATGGATCCGATCGTAAACTCCGTTTGATCGATGGCTTCCTTTTTCCCCGTCGTTCCCATATCTGCGAGATCAGTCGAGGCTTTCAAGCCGGAAGGCAGTGCTCGAACGCTAGGGTTTCTCTCAATGGCGTCTTCGTTAATGGTCGCAGGGTCCAGCAAGGCGCGGTAGCAGAATTGTCTGTCGGAGATGAGATATTGTTTTCTTGCAGAAGTGGATCGAGCAATAGTTGTAGAATTAAGCGTGGGTTTGCCGTGGATAAGGTCTTTTTCTCTGAGGTTAAGATTGTTCGTGTGAATCGTTCACTCTCCACGTTGGAACACAGTCCTTTGGCCCCAAGATCATTCATTCTGCAGAGCCAGCTGAAAAGTATACTTGCCAGCTCCGATCCAATATCCTACCTGAGGAATTTTCTTGATTTGCAACAAGAAAAACATGTAACACTTCCATTGGCGTTGGAAATTGGATCCCCTGCTTCTCCGGACTCTGAGGGATGCTGTAAGACAGATGGTTTGCGGATTAATGTTGCTCAAAAGGTGGTCAGTTCCAATCCGAATGTTCTGAGTGATGAGCACAGAAAGTCCTCCGTAAATGCAGTTGAAATCATGGAAGTCGATAATTGTGAACTCCATCCAGATGATGATGGGGTAGTCAGTTATTCAGATGGCAGCACATTCTTTCTGAACCGTCTCAAGCCCACTGGTCCTGGCACATCTGTTCACTGTGATGGAGTCACTCTGCCTGAGCTTTTTCATCCAGTGAAAACACTGCTTCGAGTTTTTATTGCAACATTTACATGTGATGTTTCTTG GTTTTTGTCATGTTGTCGATTACCAAACCACCTGCCAATAACAATTGCATGCCACGACAGTGTAAGATGTTGGAGTGCTTGCCATGATAGTAGGACTTCTGCACCATATATTAATTATCCAAACCTATTGTTGAT TTATCCCCCTTTTCCAGATGTAATAGCCTTTGGAAAAGATCGAAAGAAAAAAGGTGTTGCATGTCATCATCCAAAGCTTATTGTCCTGCAGAGGGATGAAAGTCTTCGAGTTATAGTTACTTCAGCAAATCTAGTTCCAAAACAG TGGGACTATGTGACGAACACTGTTTGGTGGCAAGATTTTCCTCGTAGAAGTACtctagattattcagctttttttGGATCAATTGAAGATTTAAAATCTGACTTTGCTGCTCAGTTAGCTGGGTTTGTGGCATCACTTATTGTTGACGTGCCCAGCCAAGCGCACTGGGTCAATGAGTTGGCTAAGTATAACTTTGGACAAGCTGCTTGCCACCTTGTTGCTTCATTGCCTGGAGTCCATACACAGAGCTCTTATTATCTTGCGGCTGATTATTGCTTATCA CCTTTGTTGCAGGCTAAACAGATCATGCAATGTAAGACTTCTTCTGGGCATTTTTTTGGTTCAGTTCAAGCGACTGTAGTTGGTTTAAGCCATCGATTTCATGCTTCCCCTGACCCAAATGGTGGTCGATTAAGAGTTCTAGCTTCACTTTTAGGAAAGTGTCGAGAGAACACTAGTGGAATGGTAGAAGTTCTCCTGAAAAGAGCTACAAACATACCAGCAGATACTAACGCTGTGAGTGTGGTTGTTACTGCAGATTTGGATAAATTTTCTGTAGGAG ATTCTGTGCAACTTGGTTTTCTGCCTAGAGATGTTGCAAAATGGTTGTCTCCTCTCagtgacattgggttttttagttTTTCGGCCTTCATCTATGCAAAGGAAGCCCTTGCAGCTGCATTTGGTGGAAGCAGCACTAGAGTACAGCTGTTAGTTTCTGTCTCAAAG GGGCCAACATTTTCTGAAATACCAAGATTGATCTGTCCTGAGCATTATGTGTCTTTGTGCTCACTTGTTGCTTCTGTGCAGAGGTGTCTTGGACTTTGGCGTTTAAGAGAG GTCTTGTCGCGACACAAGTGGCCTGAATCACTAGAGGTTGATTTTGTGTATG GTTCATCCTCCATTGGAACTTCAGTCAATTTGCAATTTTTTTCTGCTTTCTCAGCTGCAGCTGGGAAAAAGTCGTGTCAGTATCCTGATTCTAACGAGTCTGACCCAGCG TGGGGTTGCTGGACTTCTGCTGATGAGCTAAATAGACCATCAATTAAGATCTTATTCCCCACCATTGAACGAGTGAAAAATGGACGGCGTGGCATTTGGGATTCTAGGCACTTACTTTCTCTGTCAGAG AGAACCTGGCAAAGGTTGACAACTACTGGTGTATTTCATGATGCCATTCCTTATCCATGTGAAAGGCTAGGATACCCAATGCATGTCAAG GTAGCTCAGAGACGTTTCCAATCTGGAAATGGTATGTTCTCATTTGGTTGGATATATATTGGGTCACACAATTTCAGTCCTGCTGCTTGGGGAAACACATTGCTTTCTTCGTCAGAATCAAAGGCTCCAAAACTGCATATTTGTAACTATGAGCTTGGTATCGTCTTGATTGTGCCCCCGCCAGATCTTTCGGATACAGATGGtagaaacagatttaatcttGATGATTTCGTTCTGCCATTTGTTATGCCTGCACCAGAGTACCAAGATGGTGATAGACCAGCTACAGCACAGGCCATGCGAGAGGCCTGTGTTGAAGTCACTTCATCAAAGTTATTCTTGTCAGAAGATGCAACGGAAGAACTGAACGAGGATATCCTAGATGAAGAAGTAACTTTTGAGGAATCTGACTTTTCCATCCAGGAGAGTGAAGAAGAGAAAATTTATGCTGAGATGCTTTGGGGTCAAGTGGACTCCGCTGGAATCTCTTTGTGA
- the LOC104000772 gene encoding uncharacterized protein LOC104000772 isoform X4 — MECNERNSDHGATRESQPSSLGFVHLRPLGEPAGDLMCLRSDRVYTVGRGRRYCDLVLLQRCISNRHCQIFLDGSDRKLRLIDGFLFPRRSHICEISRGFQAGRQCSNARVSLNGVFVNGRRVQQGAVAELSVGDEILFSCRSGSSNSCRIKRGFAVDKVFFSEVKIVRVNRSLSTLEHSPLAPRSFILQSQLKSILASSDPISYLRNFLDLQQEKHVTLPLALEIGSPASPDSEGCCKTDGLRINVAQKVVSSNPNVLSDEHRKSSVNAVEIMEVDNCELHPDDDGVVSYSDGSTFFLNRLKPTGPGTSVHCDGVTLPELFHPVKTLLRVFIATFTCDVSWFLSCCRLPNHLPITIACHDSVRCWSACHDSRTSAPYINYPNLLLIYPPFPDVIAFGKDRKKKGVACHHPKLIVLQRDESLRVIVTSANLVPKQPLLQAKQIMQCKTSSGHFFGSVQATVVGLSHRFHASPDPNGGRLRVLASLLGKCRENTSGMVEVLLKRATNIPADTNAVSVVVTADLDKFSVGDSVQLGFLPRDVAKWLSPLSDIGFFSFSAFIYAKEALAAAFGGSSTRVQLLVSVSKGPTFSEIPRLICPEHYVSLCSLVASVQRCLGLWRLREVLSRHKWPESLEVDFVYGSSSIGTSVNLQFFSAFSAAAGKKSCQYPDSNESDPAWGCWTSADELNRPSIKILFPTIERVKNGRRGIWDSRHLLSLSERTWQRLTTTGVFHDAIPYPCERLGYPMHVKVAQRRFQSGNGMFSFGWIYIGSHNFSPAAWGNTLLSSSESKAPKLHICNYELGIVLIVPPPDLSDTDGRNRFNLDDFVLPFVMPAPEYQDGDRPATAQAMREACVEVTSSKLFLSEDATEELNEDILDEEVTFEESDFSIQESEEEKIYAEMLWGQVDSAGISL, encoded by the exons ATGGAATGCAATGAGCGCAACAGCGATCATGGAGCGACGCGGGAATCCCAACCCTCTAGTTTGGGCTTCGTTCACCTTCGACCCCTCGGGGAACCCGCCGGCGATCTCATGTGCCTGCGATCCGACCGGGTCTACACCGTCGGCCGGGGGCGCCGCTATTGCGATCTTGTCCTCCTCCAACGCTGCATCAGCAACCGTCATTGCCAGATATTTCTGGATGGATCCGATCGTAAACTCCGTTTGATCGATGGCTTCCTTTTTCCCCGTCGTTCCCATATCTGCGAGATCAGTCGAGGCTTTCAAGCCGGAAGGCAGTGCTCGAACGCTAGGGTTTCTCTCAATGGCGTCTTCGTTAATGGTCGCAGGGTCCAGCAAGGCGCGGTAGCAGAATTGTCTGTCGGAGATGAGATATTGTTTTCTTGCAGAAGTGGATCGAGCAATAGTTGTAGAATTAAGCGTGGGTTTGCCGTGGATAAGGTCTTTTTCTCTGAGGTTAAGATTGTTCGTGTGAATCGTTCACTCTCCACGTTGGAACACAGTCCTTTGGCCCCAAGATCATTCATTCTGCAGAGCCAGCTGAAAAGTATACTTGCCAGCTCCGATCCAATATCCTACCTGAGGAATTTTCTTGATTTGCAACAAGAAAAACATGTAACACTTCCATTGGCGTTGGAAATTGGATCCCCTGCTTCTCCGGACTCTGAGGGATGCTGTAAGACAGATGGTTTGCGGATTAATGTTGCTCAAAAGGTGGTCAGTTCCAATCCGAATGTTCTGAGTGATGAGCACAGAAAGTCCTCCGTAAATGCAGTTGAAATCATGGAAGTCGATAATTGTGAACTCCATCCAGATGATGATGGGGTAGTCAGTTATTCAGATGGCAGCACATTCTTTCTGAACCGTCTCAAGCCCACTGGTCCTGGCACATCTGTTCACTGTGATGGAGTCACTCTGCCTGAGCTTTTTCATCCAGTGAAAACACTGCTTCGAGTTTTTATTGCAACATTTACATGTGATGTTTCTTG GTTTTTGTCATGTTGTCGATTACCAAACCACCTGCCAATAACAATTGCATGCCACGACAGTGTAAGATGTTGGAGTGCTTGCCATGATAGTAGGACTTCTGCACCATATATTAATTATCCAAACCTATTGTTGAT TTATCCCCCTTTTCCAGATGTAATAGCCTTTGGAAAAGATCGAAAGAAAAAAGGTGTTGCATGTCATCATCCAAAGCTTATTGTCCTGCAGAGGGATGAAAGTCTTCGAGTTATAGTTACTTCAGCAAATCTAGTTCCAAAACAG CCTTTGTTGCAGGCTAAACAGATCATGCAATGTAAGACTTCTTCTGGGCATTTTTTTGGTTCAGTTCAAGCGACTGTAGTTGGTTTAAGCCATCGATTTCATGCTTCCCCTGACCCAAATGGTGGTCGATTAAGAGTTCTAGCTTCACTTTTAGGAAAGTGTCGAGAGAACACTAGTGGAATGGTAGAAGTTCTCCTGAAAAGAGCTACAAACATACCAGCAGATACTAACGCTGTGAGTGTGGTTGTTACTGCAGATTTGGATAAATTTTCTGTAGGAG ATTCTGTGCAACTTGGTTTTCTGCCTAGAGATGTTGCAAAATGGTTGTCTCCTCTCagtgacattgggttttttagttTTTCGGCCTTCATCTATGCAAAGGAAGCCCTTGCAGCTGCATTTGGTGGAAGCAGCACTAGAGTACAGCTGTTAGTTTCTGTCTCAAAG GGGCCAACATTTTCTGAAATACCAAGATTGATCTGTCCTGAGCATTATGTGTCTTTGTGCTCACTTGTTGCTTCTGTGCAGAGGTGTCTTGGACTTTGGCGTTTAAGAGAG GTCTTGTCGCGACACAAGTGGCCTGAATCACTAGAGGTTGATTTTGTGTATG GTTCATCCTCCATTGGAACTTCAGTCAATTTGCAATTTTTTTCTGCTTTCTCAGCTGCAGCTGGGAAAAAGTCGTGTCAGTATCCTGATTCTAACGAGTCTGACCCAGCG TGGGGTTGCTGGACTTCTGCTGATGAGCTAAATAGACCATCAATTAAGATCTTATTCCCCACCATTGAACGAGTGAAAAATGGACGGCGTGGCATTTGGGATTCTAGGCACTTACTTTCTCTGTCAGAG AGAACCTGGCAAAGGTTGACAACTACTGGTGTATTTCATGATGCCATTCCTTATCCATGTGAAAGGCTAGGATACCCAATGCATGTCAAG GTAGCTCAGAGACGTTTCCAATCTGGAAATGGTATGTTCTCATTTGGTTGGATATATATTGGGTCACACAATTTCAGTCCTGCTGCTTGGGGAAACACATTGCTTTCTTCGTCAGAATCAAAGGCTCCAAAACTGCATATTTGTAACTATGAGCTTGGTATCGTCTTGATTGTGCCCCCGCCAGATCTTTCGGATACAGATGGtagaaacagatttaatcttGATGATTTCGTTCTGCCATTTGTTATGCCTGCACCAGAGTACCAAGATGGTGATAGACCAGCTACAGCACAGGCCATGCGAGAGGCCTGTGTTGAAGTCACTTCATCAAAGTTATTCTTGTCAGAAGATGCAACGGAAGAACTGAACGAGGATATCCTAGATGAAGAAGTAACTTTTGAGGAATCTGACTTTTCCATCCAGGAGAGTGAAGAAGAGAAAATTTATGCTGAGATGCTTTGGGGTCAAGTGGACTCCGCTGGAATCTCTTTGTGA